Sequence from the Herbaspirillum sp. meg3 genome:
GTCGAGGTTGATCACCGGCCCGACCTGCAGCCACAGGCTTTCGATCAGACCGACCAGCGTCGCCATGCCTGATCCCTCGTAAGCGGCAAAGTGCAGTTGCTTGTTGAGGCGGATGATGAGGTCGACGTTGGGTTTCTTTCGATGCATCTCAACGCATAGCGTGTCGTGCAGATCGGAGACTTGCTGCAAGCCTTCTGTTGTGATGTTCTGCGCCGCATGTTCGACCGCCAGGCCTTCCAGCGCCAGGCGAATCTTCAACAGCTCGCGGAATTTGTCCTTGGTCATCAGCGGCACGCGCACGGCGCGATTGGGCAGAATTTCCAGCGCCCCTTCCGCCGCCAGCTGGCGAATCGCTTCACGCACCGGCATCGGACTGGTGCCCAAGGCTTCCGACAGACTTTTCAGGGTCAGCTTTTGACCGGGGCGGACTTGCCCTGCCAGCAGGAGCTCGCGCAAATCGTCGTACACGCGCTGCGACAGCGTGGCGTGCGTGATTTTGCGCATTTGCGAAAGGTCCGCAAGTATCGTGTGTTCCATGTCCCCGGCTTCTCACTTGAAACCATTTCATCCGTGCCGATGAAATGCGTATGTTGTTCAACCTTGTTATACAAAAGTGCCGCGGATTATAGCAGCCGCACTTCCCCGCCTTATCTGCCGAATGCCCTGCCACACTGACTTTTGCGGCGCTTTCCACGGCAAGCAACCCTCTGTTGCCGTGCCGCGGCATGGCCCCCGGCAACATGTATTCCTGCTGCATCGCCGGTTGACACACCCCAATTCTATCGAATACATTTGATCACATGTCAAATAAATGACATAAAAAAGAGGCTATTGCAAAAAGATAAAGGAGACGCCAAGGCTGGATCAGCGACTTGAATCCGGCTTCGCCCCGCCTTTCTCTCTGCTGCACGCAAGCACTCAATAAGAAAACAAGCCGCTTCATTCACGCCATCTCATCTGGCGATGTGCGGCGGCTTCCATCGAGACACCCGGCTCGCGCCGGACCAATAGGAGGTTTGCACCATGGAGCAAGACGATAACAACGCTAGCAGCAAGATCCTGTCGCCTGGCCGTCGCACCATTCTGAAAGCAGGCGCGGCCGTTGCCACCACCTCGGCGCTGGGCTTCCCGGCCATCGTCAAGGCGCAGTCGGACAAAATCATCATCGGCCACCTGACCCCGCGCACCGGCTTCCTCGGCCCCTTGGGCGAATATGCCGTCATGAGCATCACCCTCGCAGTAGAAGAACAAAACAAGGCCGGTGGCCTGCTCGGTCGCCAGCTCACGCTGATCTCGGAAGACTCCGTCAATCCGCCAACCGCCTCCTCCAAGGCACAACGCCTGTTGGAACGCGACGGCGCCGCGGTGCTGATCGGTGAGATTTCCTCCGCCTCGGCACTCGGCATCGCGCAAGTGGCACAGCGCAACAAGAAGCTATTCATGAACACCGGCTGCAACTCCGACGAGCTGCGCGGCAAGAGCTGCAA
This genomic interval carries:
- a CDS encoding GntR family transcriptional regulator, whose amino-acid sequence is MEHTILADLSQMRKITHATLSQRVYDDLRELLLAGQVRPGQKLTLKSLSEALGTSPMPVREAIRQLAAEGALEILPNRAVRVPLMTKDKFRELLKIRLALEGLAVEHAAQNITTEGLQQVSDLHDTLCVEMHRKKPNVDLIIRLNKQLHFAAYEGSGMATLVGLIESLWLQVGPVINLDLRAGSRRLSEAPALVHHAALLKGLQEKSPEQARAGLSGDLLSAAQMILAGDGLPDV